One stretch of Akkermansia massiliensis DNA includes these proteins:
- a CDS encoding SPFH domain-containing protein, with protein sequence MNKTPRTFLSLLIPAIVIIAAGAAAFSFYNFSNKRVLSGFAGYVYSKPIFGQNKFEGILIGPSSTGWVWRREVSKVSITPDTTVEEFDARNGGAILGKDKLPISCKASLVYRLDPSRVKEFMEDYGGIAQSSGRNDDEVADEIMLFAYKNFIQQPFRTAVRAELSQYNALDASGSLQKISDNVYTQLSKRLDGTPFIVDSVAVGETNPPQAIIESVVKKVQTTQENERKETELQIARKDIAIQRARGEAEGAMKMEIARQEANANLARGEAEAKVIVMQGKARAEASLEAARAEAAGLALKEKAMGPNVLRAKAFENMLNNAKVYLPSGKDAEGNMSVLGILNLDRESAK encoded by the coding sequence ATGAATAAAACTCCCAGAACTTTCCTTTCCCTGCTCATTCCCGCCATTGTCATCATTGCTGCGGGTGCGGCGGCCTTCTCCTTTTACAATTTCAGCAACAAGCGCGTGCTGTCCGGTTTTGCCGGCTACGTCTATTCCAAGCCCATTTTCGGCCAGAACAAGTTTGAGGGCATCCTGATCGGGCCATCCTCCACGGGATGGGTATGGCGGAGGGAAGTCAGCAAGGTTTCCATCACGCCGGATACCACGGTGGAGGAATTCGATGCCCGCAACGGCGGCGCCATCCTGGGCAAGGACAAACTGCCCATCTCCTGCAAGGCCTCCCTGGTTTACCGCCTGGACCCGTCCCGAGTGAAGGAATTCATGGAGGATTACGGCGGCATCGCGCAGAGCTCCGGCCGCAATGACGACGAAGTGGCGGACGAGATCATGCTGTTTGCCTACAAGAATTTCATCCAGCAGCCCTTCCGCACCGCCGTACGGGCGGAATTGAGCCAGTACAACGCCCTGGACGCCTCCGGCAGCCTGCAAAAGATTTCCGACAACGTTTACACGCAGTTGAGCAAGCGACTGGACGGCACCCCCTTCATCGTGGATTCCGTAGCCGTGGGAGAAACCAATCCTCCGCAGGCCATCATTGAATCCGTCGTGAAGAAAGTGCAGACCACCCAGGAAAATGAACGGAAGGAGACGGAGCTGCAAATCGCCCGGAAGGACATCGCCATCCAGCGCGCACGCGGGGAGGCGGAAGGAGCCATGAAAATGGAAATAGCGCGCCAGGAAGCGAACGCTAATCTGGCACGCGGCGAGGCGGAAGCCAAAGTCATCGTCATGCAGGGGAAAGCGCGCGCGGAAGCTTCCCTGGAAGCCGCCAGGGCGGAAGCGGCGGGTCTGGCGCTGAAGGAAAAGGCCATGGGGCCGAACGTGCTCCGCGCCAAGGCCTTTGAAAACATGCTGAACAATGCCAAGGTCTACCTTCCCTCCGGCAAGGATGCGGAAGGGAACATGTCCGTGCTGGGCATCCTCAATCTGGACAGGGAGTCTGCCAAATAA
- a CDS encoding FadR/GntR family transcriptional regulator, with product MKKSKTMELKKPVRVSLSRQVLTAMESMIRSGKWKVGDRIPAEAELARAFSVSHNTIREALQSLIHMGMLEARPGDGTYVMASDRFAVAVSNRLKESELPQILEARLALEKEIARLAAVKRTEEDLKELESALKDCHARVRPGIEDDMLFHAAVARATHNPVLAELYNVVIRHVQENLEGLLQEKQYDAGAMKLHDDLLDAIRQREADTAENIIVKIVEFDTVSIGGQFSA from the coding sequence ATGAAGAAATCCAAGACAATGGAGTTGAAGAAGCCTGTAAGAGTGTCCCTGTCCCGCCAGGTGCTCACCGCCATGGAATCCATGATACGGTCCGGCAAGTGGAAGGTGGGGGACCGCATTCCCGCGGAGGCGGAACTGGCCCGGGCTTTTTCCGTCAGCCACAACACCATCCGCGAGGCCCTTCAATCCCTGATTCACATGGGGATGCTGGAGGCCCGGCCCGGCGACGGCACGTATGTGATGGCATCAGACCGCTTTGCCGTTGCGGTGAGTAACCGCCTCAAGGAATCCGAACTGCCCCAGATTCTGGAAGCGCGGCTGGCTTTGGAAAAGGAGATTGCGCGGCTGGCCGCCGTTAAAAGGACGGAGGAGGATTTGAAGGAGCTGGAAAGCGCCCTGAAGGACTGCCATGCCAGGGTAAGGCCGGGCATTGAGGACGACATGCTGTTTCACGCCGCCGTGGCCCGCGCCACGCATAACCCGGTGCTTGCGGAATTGTACAACGTGGTGATCCGCCATGTGCAGGAGAATCTGGAAGGCCTGCTGCAGGAGAAGCAGTATGACGCCGGGGCCATGAAGCTGCATGACGACCTGCTGGATGCCATCCGGCAGCGGGAGGCGGACACGGCGGAAAACATTATTGTGAAGATCGTGGAGTTTGATACGGTCAGCATAGGCGGCCAATTCAGCGCCTGA
- a CDS encoding DUF418 domain-containing protein yields MEPLLSPDSKRIYVVDALRGFAVMAIMLLHFLEHFIYNSYPVASSPVMEAANQQFKDAFFFLFAGKSYTIFALLFGFTFAIQYRNQARKGRDFAGRFVWRMCLLAVFACMNAVFFPGGDVLLTFAIAGLLLVPCRRLKTSTLVVLSLFFLAQPLEWAYAAAQWVSPAWAPPSLAVAESYAALKTAVDTGNFWLMAWENLTVGQWASLAWGIEAGRLMQAPGLFLLGFVLGRQDFFLQNDRNAMFWTRGMLLSLAGAVAFYVVMSLPDLPAPVHTVFTMWHNVCFTGVWVAGFVLLYRLEYFRKVTVPLLTYGRMSLTNYVSQSLIGSLIFFPYALGLAPYCGYLASFTIGCAAMAGQIWFCRWWLERHRYGVLEGLWHRATWLGAGKAAKPEAR; encoded by the coding sequence ATGGAACCCTTACTCTCTCCCGACAGCAAACGCATTTATGTGGTGGACGCCCTGCGCGGTTTTGCCGTGATGGCAATCATGCTGCTGCATTTTCTGGAACATTTCATCTACAATTCCTATCCCGTGGCTTCCTCCCCGGTGATGGAGGCGGCCAACCAGCAGTTCAAGGACGCTTTTTTCTTCCTGTTTGCCGGAAAGTCCTACACCATTTTCGCCCTGTTGTTCGGGTTCACCTTTGCCATCCAGTACCGCAACCAGGCCCGGAAGGGCCGTGACTTTGCGGGCAGGTTTGTCTGGCGCATGTGCCTGCTGGCGGTGTTCGCCTGCATGAATGCGGTGTTTTTTCCGGGCGGAGACGTGCTGCTGACCTTCGCCATCGCAGGGCTGCTCCTGGTGCCGTGCCGCCGGCTGAAGACTTCCACTCTGGTGGTATTATCCCTGTTCTTCCTGGCCCAGCCCCTGGAATGGGCGTATGCGGCAGCGCAGTGGGTGAGTCCGGCCTGGGCGCCTCCCTCCCTGGCTGTTGCGGAATCGTACGCTGCCCTGAAAACGGCTGTGGATACGGGCAATTTCTGGCTGATGGCGTGGGAGAACCTGACGGTGGGGCAGTGGGCAAGCCTGGCCTGGGGCATTGAGGCGGGGCGCCTGATGCAGGCTCCGGGACTGTTTCTGCTGGGGTTCGTGCTGGGGCGGCAGGATTTCTTTTTGCAGAATGACCGGAATGCCATGTTCTGGACCCGGGGGATGCTTCTTTCCCTGGCCGGAGCCGTGGCGTTTTATGTGGTGATGTCCCTGCCGGATTTGCCTGCCCCGGTGCACACCGTGTTCACCATGTGGCACAATGTCTGCTTTACCGGCGTGTGGGTAGCCGGGTTCGTCCTGCTGTACCGGCTGGAATATTTCAGGAAAGTGACGGTTCCTCTGCTGACTTATGGACGCATGAGCCTGACCAACTATGTCTCCCAGTCTCTGATAGGCTCCCTGATTTTCTTCCCGTACGCGCTGGGGCTGGCTCCTTATTGCGGGTATCTGGCCAGCTTTACAATCGGCTGCGCCGCCATGGCCGGGCAGATATGGTTCTGCCGCTGGTGGCTGGAGCGGCACCGTTACGGGGTGCTGGAAGGGCTGTGGCACCGGGCAACCTGGCTGGGCGCCGGAAAGGCGGCCAAGCCGGAAGCCCGGTAG
- a CDS encoding FtsB family cell division protein, which produces MLWRRRYYHRFTLAELEIRREKRALIVQRALRLFAIVLALCLTMLLSLVCFKPWKDLRSLEHERSFLQAHLEKSREQMEQAKNEFIWISQDPHYFEMIARDKGNLALPGEHILRIAEPKRLK; this is translated from the coding sequence TCTGGAGACGCCGCTATTACCATCGTTTTACCTTGGCGGAGCTTGAAATCCGCCGGGAGAAACGTGCCCTGATCGTCCAGAGGGCTCTCCGCCTCTTTGCCATCGTCCTGGCCTTGTGCCTGACCATGCTGCTTTCCCTGGTGTGTTTCAAGCCATGGAAGGACCTGCGCTCTCTGGAGCATGAACGTTCCTTCCTCCAGGCGCATCTGGAAAAATCCAGGGAGCAGATGGAACAGGCTAAAAACGAATTCATCTGGATTTCCCAGGACCCCCATTATTTTGAAATGATCGCTCGGGACAAGGGCAATCTGGCCCTTCCCGGTGAACATATCCTCCGCATCGCGGAACCCAAGCGCCTGAAATAA
- the ilvC gene encoding ketol-acid reductoisomerase, protein MDIIHDNAADLSALNGKTVAVIGYGAQGRAQALCMRDSGVNVIIGVRPGKSFDAATQDGFQVMTVAEAADKADIIHILLPDESHGSVYEAEIKPHLKAGKTLCCSHGFAYVFNTIVPPADVDVIMVAPKGPGTEVRRVFEEGFGCPGLIAVHQNPSGKARDVALAMAKAEGLTRGGVLECTMAQETYEDLFGEQNVLCGGLVDLMKYGFETLTEAGYPPEMAYFECVHEAKLIVDLIYNGGIQKMNSVISNTAEFGEYYNGPQILPADVKERMKESLKRIESGKFAKDWLEEAAKGAPNLKAKREALGQHPVEIVGAKIRSLFERN, encoded by the coding sequence ATGGATATTATTCATGACAACGCCGCTGATCTCAGCGCATTGAACGGCAAGACCGTTGCCGTGATCGGATATGGCGCCCAGGGCCGCGCCCAGGCACTTTGCATGCGTGACTCCGGTGTGAACGTGATTATCGGCGTTCGCCCCGGCAAGTCTTTTGACGCCGCCACCCAGGACGGGTTCCAGGTGATGACCGTAGCGGAAGCCGCGGACAAGGCGGACATCATCCACATTCTGCTGCCGGATGAAAGCCACGGCTCCGTGTATGAAGCTGAAATCAAGCCCCACCTGAAGGCCGGCAAGACGCTTTGCTGCTCCCACGGCTTTGCCTACGTGTTCAACACCATCGTCCCCCCCGCGGACGTGGACGTGATCATGGTGGCTCCCAAGGGACCGGGCACGGAAGTGCGCCGCGTGTTTGAAGAAGGCTTCGGCTGCCCCGGCCTCATCGCCGTGCACCAGAATCCCTCCGGCAAGGCCCGCGACGTGGCTCTCGCCATGGCCAAGGCTGAGGGCCTGACCCGCGGCGGCGTGCTGGAATGCACCATGGCCCAGGAAACGTACGAAGACCTGTTCGGCGAACAGAACGTGCTGTGCGGCGGCCTGGTGGACCTGATGAAATACGGCTTTGAAACCCTGACGGAAGCCGGTTATCCGCCGGAAATGGCCTACTTTGAATGCGTGCATGAAGCCAAGCTCATCGTGGACCTGATTTACAACGGCGGCATCCAGAAAATGAACTCCGTGATTTCCAACACCGCTGAATTCGGCGAGTACTACAACGGCCCTCAGATTCTGCCCGCCGACGTGAAGGAACGCATGAAGGAATCTCTCAAGCGCATTGAATCCGGCAAGTTCGCCAAGGACTGGCTGGAAGAAGCCGCCAAGGGTGCTCCCAACCTCAAGGCCAAGCGCGAAGCCCTGGGCCAGCACCCGGTGGAAATCGTGGGCGCCAAGATTCGCAGCCTGTTTGAAAGAAACTAA
- a CDS encoding ABC transporter ATP-binding protein, which translates to MDNSLPAVNVENARVYLGGHEILHNISWQVQRGERCFILGANGAGKTTLVKVLMGFAWPLFGARVQVLGKTFGHVNLLELRKSIAWVSPFMHKWLEDGAWNGRDMVLSGPDGTIGLLREPTPEEEEKAAGIMKSLKAQHLMDRPVVAMSSGEQVKVLIARALMTNPELMILDEPSVYLDLAGREFLLKTIEELAETRPDLTIVFITQRIEDILPVFNRGMILKSGEIVAHGSRDEVLTEENLKDAFELDIQLIKTEKGRLWTVIR; encoded by the coding sequence ATGGACAATTCCTTGCCGGCCGTCAATGTGGAGAATGCCAGGGTATACCTGGGCGGCCACGAAATCCTGCACAATATTTCCTGGCAGGTGCAGCGCGGAGAACGCTGCTTCATCCTGGGCGCGAACGGCGCCGGAAAGACGACGCTGGTCAAGGTGCTGATGGGGTTTGCATGGCCTCTCTTCGGCGCCAGAGTACAGGTGCTGGGCAAGACCTTCGGGCACGTGAATCTGCTGGAACTGCGCAAGTCCATCGCGTGGGTGAGCCCGTTCATGCACAAATGGCTGGAGGACGGCGCCTGGAACGGGCGCGACATGGTGCTTTCCGGCCCTGACGGCACTATTGGCCTTCTGCGGGAGCCGACGCCGGAAGAGGAAGAGAAAGCCGCCGGGATCATGAAATCCCTGAAGGCGCAGCATTTGATGGACAGGCCCGTGGTGGCCATGTCTTCCGGAGAACAGGTCAAGGTGCTCATTGCACGGGCGCTGATGACGAACCCGGAGCTGATGATCCTGGACGAACCCAGCGTTTACCTGGACCTGGCGGGACGCGAATTTTTACTGAAAACCATTGAGGAACTGGCGGAGACGCGGCCTGACCTGACCATCGTGTTCATTACCCAGCGTATTGAAGACATCCTCCCCGTATTCAACCGCGGCATGATTTTAAAGTCCGGTGAGATCGTGGCCCACGGAAGCCGGGACGAGGTGTTGACGGAGGAAAATCTAAAGGACGCCTTTGAACTGGATATCCAGTTGATCAAGACGGAGAAGGGACGCCTCTGGACTGTTATTCGCTAA
- a CDS encoding TIGR01777 family oxidoreductase yields MNVAITGSSGFIGSHLSSRLAVFGHQVTPLWRYLFTQDSVDCLAEALAGCRAVINLAGAPIDRRWTDAYKQELVESRIMTTRKLVEAVNRLHEPPEVMISTSAVGYYSPAGGCHGEQDDPAADSFLAELCVAWEKEAELVNDSVRLVRTRFGVVLSPDGGALPRMVRPARFGITAAVGNPDHPFSWVALEDLVDALIFIMGKEDISGPVNVTAPERTTNREFYKAAAEHFHTRLSIHVPDAVLRLLMGEASQVITNGQCAIPETLMREGFEFQYPDIRTFFNKAFPVKS; encoded by the coding sequence ATGAATGTAGCCATTACGGGTTCCAGCGGATTTATAGGCAGCCACTTGTCCAGCCGTCTTGCGGTGTTCGGGCATCAGGTGACGCCTTTGTGGCGCTATCTGTTCACGCAGGACAGCGTGGATTGCCTGGCGGAGGCTCTGGCGGGATGCCGCGCTGTCATCAATCTGGCCGGGGCGCCCATCGACCGGCGGTGGACGGACGCTTACAAGCAGGAACTGGTGGAGAGCCGCATTATGACCACCCGCAAGCTGGTGGAAGCGGTCAATCGCCTGCACGAACCTCCGGAAGTGATGATTTCCACTTCCGCCGTCGGGTATTACAGCCCGGCCGGCGGCTGCCATGGCGAACAGGACGATCCGGCGGCGGATTCCTTTCTGGCGGAATTGTGCGTGGCCTGGGAAAAGGAGGCGGAACTGGTGAACGACTCCGTGCGGCTGGTCCGCACCCGGTTTGGCGTAGTCCTTTCCCCGGATGGGGGAGCGCTCCCCAGAATGGTGCGCCCGGCCCGGTTCGGCATCACGGCGGCGGTAGGGAACCCGGACCATCCCTTTTCCTGGGTGGCGCTGGAGGACCTGGTGGATGCCCTGATTTTCATCATGGGGAAGGAGGACATTTCCGGCCCGGTCAATGTAACGGCTCCGGAACGCACCACCAACCGGGAATTTTACAAGGCTGCCGCAGAACATTTCCACACCCGCCTGTCCATCCATGTTCCGGACGCCGTCCTGCGCCTGCTGATGGGGGAAGCCTCCCAGGTGATTACCAACGGGCAGTGCGCCATTCCGGAGACGCTGATGCGGGAGGGATTTGAGTTTCAATATCCGGATATCCGCACCTTTTTTAACAAAGCATTCCCTGTCAAATCATGA
- a CDS encoding L-dopachrome tautomerase-related protein gives MCAFAPAGRAEAKIEDVASFKGAQVTGVTVSDKGRIFVNFPRWREQIPCSVAEVRKDGSYTPYPDEKTNRWEKGMPGDGDAFVCVQSVVADGDRLYVIDTKNPMIGKTVAVPALYVYDLNTDKLVRKYPLAESTSPDSYVNDLRVDREHGKIYFTDSNDPGLIVLDMKSGENYRMLDHHPYTTAEQDHVTVEGKRHDGKVHADGIALDRKNGILYFHALTGKTLYGIPTRQLIDRKVDESRIFSMKTPSPDGMIMDDRGNLYMGDLEENRIVYLTPDRKEIKVLASGDGISWPDTFSIHDGYLYFTNSRIQEASGDISKMEFTLKRVKLPE, from the coding sequence ATGTGCGCGTTTGCTCCGGCCGGGCGTGCGGAGGCGAAGATTGAGGACGTCGCCTCGTTCAAGGGGGCGCAGGTGACCGGAGTAACGGTGTCGGACAAGGGCAGGATTTTTGTCAATTTTCCCCGCTGGCGGGAGCAGATTCCGTGCTCCGTGGCGGAGGTCCGCAAGGACGGCAGCTATACCCCTTATCCGGATGAGAAAACCAACCGGTGGGAGAAGGGAATGCCCGGAGACGGAGATGCGTTTGTGTGCGTGCAGTCCGTGGTTGCGGACGGAGACAGGCTTTATGTGATTGATACGAAGAATCCCATGATCGGCAAGACTGTCGCCGTTCCTGCATTGTACGTGTATGACCTCAATACGGACAAGCTTGTCAGGAAGTATCCCCTGGCGGAATCCACCAGCCCGGATTCCTATGTTAATGACCTGCGCGTGGACCGTGAGCATGGCAAAATTTATTTTACGGATTCCAACGATCCGGGGTTGATCGTCCTGGACATGAAGAGCGGAGAGAATTATCGAATGCTGGACCATCACCCCTATACGACGGCGGAACAGGACCATGTCACCGTTGAGGGGAAGAGGCATGACGGAAAAGTCCATGCCGACGGGATTGCCCTGGACCGGAAGAACGGCATCCTGTATTTCCACGCCCTGACGGGTAAAACCCTGTATGGAATACCCACCCGCCAACTGATTGACCGGAAGGTGGATGAAAGCAGGATTTTTTCCATGAAAACGCCTTCCCCGGACGGCATGATCATGGACGACCGGGGCAACCTTTACATGGGGGACCTGGAAGAGAACCGCATTGTCTATCTCACTCCGGACCGCAAGGAGATCAAGGTTCTGGCTTCCGGGGACGGAATCAGCTGGCCGGACACGTTCAGCATTCATGACGGGTACCTGTATTTCACCAATTCCCGCATTCAGGAAGCCAGCGGGGATATTTCCAAGATGGAGTTTACGCTGAAAAGGGTGAAGCTGCCGGAATAA
- a CDS encoding lipocalin family protein, producing the protein MSIIQTIVTSLFHGHSVKTDPMPDFNLERYLGEWHEIARLENWFERGLRKVLARYDHGENGTISVTNSGYDVRTGERKEAHAKAVVGDAPNHLKVYFVPLVYGRYEVAFLDEDYSRAVVSGGSLNYLWLLARTPQLRDEELQPMLHCAEELGYDTSQLIYSNSLASTDNGIGRDL; encoded by the coding sequence ATGAGTATCATACAGACCATCGTTACTTCCCTGTTTCACGGCCATTCCGTCAAAACCGACCCCATGCCGGATTTCAATCTGGAACGTTATCTGGGGGAATGGCACGAAATCGCGCGCCTGGAAAATTGGTTTGAGCGCGGGCTTCGCAAGGTGCTTGCCCGGTATGACCATGGAGAGAACGGTACCATTTCCGTTACCAACAGCGGTTATGACGTCCGTACCGGGGAACGGAAGGAGGCTCATGCGAAGGCTGTGGTGGGAGACGCCCCCAATCATTTGAAAGTGTACTTCGTGCCGCTGGTGTACGGCCGGTATGAAGTGGCCTTTCTGGATGAGGATTACAGCCGCGCCGTGGTTTCCGGCGGTTCCCTGAATTACCTGTGGCTGCTGGCCCGGACGCCGCAGTTGAGGGATGAAGAGCTTCAGCCGATGCTCCATTGCGCGGAGGAACTGGGGTATGATACCTCCCAGCTGATTTACTCCAATTCCCTGGCTTCCACGGATAATGGCATTGGGCGGGATCTGTGA
- a CDS encoding threonine aldolase family protein, whose product MILFNCDYSEGAHADILRRLAETNMEQTAGYGEDPYCDRARELIANLCGRTDLDIHFLIGGTQTNFTVIAAALRPHQCVLCADAGHINVHESGAVEACGHKVSAIPSLDGKLTARQIEDAWHAHWDDETHEHMPQPRMVYISQPTELGTIYSRRELQEISEVCRRRGLYLYMDGARLGYGLCDEGNDLDLPAIASLCDAFYIGGTKVGALFGEALVLRHDALKEDFRYIAKQKGGRLAKGRLLGIQFLELFRDGLYFRLGAHADRLAVMLRDFCRARGLALPVASGTNQQFVTMPDYVLDELGKKYGFAYLRREDPSHSTVRFCTSWATREEDVRELMADIGRLC is encoded by the coding sequence ATGATTCTTTTCAACTGTGACTACAGTGAAGGCGCCCATGCGGATATTCTCCGCAGGCTGGCGGAAACGAATATGGAACAGACAGCCGGGTATGGGGAGGACCCCTATTGCGACCGGGCCCGGGAGCTGATCGCTAATTTGTGCGGCAGAACGGACCTGGACATTCATTTCCTCATTGGAGGAACCCAGACCAATTTCACGGTGATTGCGGCGGCCTTGCGCCCCCATCAATGCGTGCTGTGCGCGGATGCGGGCCATATCAACGTCCATGAGTCGGGAGCGGTGGAGGCGTGCGGCCACAAGGTTTCCGCCATTCCATCCCTGGACGGGAAGCTGACGGCCCGGCAGATTGAGGATGCGTGGCACGCCCATTGGGACGACGAAACCCATGAACACATGCCTCAGCCCCGGATGGTTTATATTTCCCAGCCGACGGAGCTGGGGACCATTTATTCCCGGAGGGAACTTCAGGAGATTTCCGAAGTCTGCCGCCGCCGGGGGCTGTACCTGTATATGGACGGCGCGCGCCTCGGCTACGGCTTGTGCGATGAAGGCAATGATCTGGATCTGCCGGCAATTGCCTCCCTCTGCGACGCCTTTTACATCGGCGGCACGAAGGTCGGCGCCCTGTTCGGGGAAGCCCTGGTGCTGCGCCATGATGCCCTGAAGGAGGATTTCCGCTACATTGCCAAGCAGAAGGGCGGCCGGCTCGCGAAAGGGAGGCTTCTGGGCATCCAGTTTCTGGAGCTGTTCCGTGACGGCCTTTATTTCCGCCTGGGGGCCCACGCGGACCGTCTGGCCGTGATGCTCCGGGATTTCTGCCGCGCCAGGGGACTGGCGCTCCCCGTTGCCAGCGGGACGAACCAGCAGTTCGTCACGATGCCCGATTACGTCCTGGATGAGTTGGGGAAGAAGTACGGCTTTGCCTACCTGCGCCGGGAGGACCCCTCCCACAGTACCGTGCGTTTCTGCACGAGCTGGGCCACGCGGGAGGAAGACGTGCGGGAGTTGATGGCAGATATCGGCCGTTTGTGCTGA
- a CDS encoding YbhB/YbcL family Raf kinase inhibitor-like protein, translated as MPSSFTLHSKDLGGVATPVHRHTSIGGGNQSPELFWTNPPEGTKSFAVTIHDRDAPTGSGFWHWLAVNIPASVRELHADAGNPATRLMPEQAVQIRNDAGFAGYSGSFPPPGHGWHLYLVTVYALDTASLPVAPDTPAAQVGFQLWQHTLEKASLVFYDQVPAK; from the coding sequence ATGCCTTCATCATTTACACTCCACAGCAAGGACCTGGGCGGCGTTGCCACGCCTGTCCACCGGCACACCAGCATAGGCGGCGGCAATCAGTCCCCCGAGCTCTTCTGGACCAATCCGCCGGAAGGAACAAAAAGCTTTGCCGTTACCATCCATGACCGGGACGCGCCTACCGGAAGCGGATTCTGGCACTGGCTGGCCGTCAACATTCCCGCCTCCGTCAGGGAACTGCACGCGGATGCCGGAAATCCGGCCACCCGCCTGATGCCGGAGCAGGCGGTCCAAATTCGCAATGACGCCGGATTCGCGGGCTACAGCGGCAGCTTCCCTCCCCCGGGCCACGGGTGGCACCTGTACCTGGTCACCGTTTATGCGCTGGATACGGCATCGCTGCCCGTGGCTCCGGATACCCCGGCCGCCCAGGTAGGCTTCCAGCTCTGGCAGCACACGCTGGAAAAAGCGTCCCTCGTCTTTTACGACCAGGTACCGGCAAAATAA
- a CDS encoding sulfatase-like hydrolase/transferase: MMKKAHLLLILCSLLCGAAGAQSRPATPPNMVVILADDLGYGDLGCTGSRQIKTPSLDRLAKEGVFCSRAYVTAPMCSPSRMGLLTGRFPKRYGITTNPNIQVDYLPESHYGLPQTEKLIPEYLKPCGYRSAVFGKWHLGHTQGYTPPERGFTRWWGFLGGSRSYFPVKKEAEGLNPSMIVSNFTDKTDITYLTDDITDRAVEFLQESNKDKKPFFMFVSYNAPHWPNEAKPEDIAKFKNVQDRERRIYCAMVYAMDKGIGRILDALKKNGLEKDTIVVFLSDNGGAPEASSCNAPFRGAKRQHFEGGVRVPFIIRYPADKRLIPGSVCKQPVSTVDLLPALLKANGRQIPKKLDGMDILELVANRGTPVPRTLFWCTDYTSAVLDGDMKYLLVPDRAPQFYSVTDDPQEQKDLYFSRHQDADSLARKLGTYLTTTPACRFPDSISWSAKLMREYDKATPDKQPE; the protein is encoded by the coding sequence ATGATGAAGAAAGCGCATCTATTGTTGATTCTGTGCAGTTTGCTTTGCGGGGCGGCGGGGGCGCAGAGCCGCCCGGCCACTCCGCCGAACATGGTGGTCATTCTGGCGGACGACCTGGGGTACGGGGATTTGGGCTGCACGGGGTCCAGGCAGATTAAAACGCCTTCCCTTGACCGGCTGGCGAAGGAGGGCGTGTTCTGCTCCCGGGCGTATGTAACGGCGCCGATGTGCTCCCCCTCCCGCATGGGGCTGCTGACGGGCCGTTTTCCGAAGCGCTACGGCATTACTACGAATCCCAATATCCAGGTGGATTACCTTCCGGAGTCCCATTACGGGCTGCCCCAGACGGAGAAGCTGATTCCGGAGTATTTGAAGCCTTGCGGGTACCGGAGCGCGGTGTTCGGCAAGTGGCATCTGGGCCACACGCAGGGGTATACGCCGCCGGAACGCGGCTTCACGCGCTGGTGGGGGTTCCTGGGAGGTTCCCGGTCTTATTTTCCCGTGAAGAAGGAGGCTGAAGGCCTGAATCCCTCCATGATTGTGTCCAATTTTACGGATAAGACGGATATTACCTACCTGACGGACGATATTACGGACAGGGCGGTTGAGTTCCTCCAGGAGTCCAACAAGGATAAAAAGCCGTTTTTCATGTTCGTTTCCTACAATGCTCCCCATTGGCCCAACGAAGCCAAACCGGAGGACATCGCCAAATTCAAGAACGTGCAGGACAGGGAGCGCCGGATTTATTGCGCCATGGTGTATGCGATGGACAAGGGAATAGGCCGCATTCTGGATGCCTTGAAGAAGAACGGTCTGGAAAAGGACACGATTGTCGTGTTCCTGTCGGACAACGGCGGCGCTCCGGAAGCGTCTTCCTGCAACGCTCCTTTCCGGGGTGCCAAGAGGCAGCATTTTGAGGGGGGCGTACGCGTGCCTTTCATCATCAGGTATCCGGCGGACAAGCGGCTGATTCCCGGAAGCGTCTGCAAGCAGCCCGTTTCCACCGTGGACCTGCTTCCGGCCCTGCTGAAGGCAAACGGACGTCAAATCCCCAAGAAACTGGACGGCATGGATATTCTGGAGCTGGTGGCGAACAGGGGAACGCCTGTTCCGCGCACGTTGTTCTGGTGCACGGATTATACGTCCGCCGTGCTGGACGGGGATATGAAGTACCTGCTGGTGCCGGACCGCGCTCCGCAGTTTTACAGCGTTACGGATGACCCCCAGGAGCAGAAGGATTTATATTTTTCCAGGCACCAGGATGCGGATTCCCTGGCCAGGAAGCTGGGAACGTACCTGACCACGACGCCCGCGTGCCGTTTCCCGGACAGCATCAGCTGGTCCGCCAAGCTGATGAGGGAGTACGACAAGGCCACCCCGGACAAACAGCCTGAATGA